The Lycium barbarum isolate Lr01 chromosome 9, ASM1917538v2, whole genome shotgun sequence genome has a segment encoding these proteins:
- the LOC132611309 gene encoding metacaspase-4-like, with protein MAKKAVLIGINYAGTKAELRGCINDVKRMYNCLINRYGFSEEDITVLIDTDDSYIQPTGRNIRKALSDLVGSAESGDYLFVHYSGHGTRLPAETGEEDDTGYDECIVPCDMNLITDDDFRELVDKVPEGCRITIVSDSCHSGGLIDKAKEQIGESHKQGDEDNESHGSRFGFKNFLRRNVEDAFESRGIHLPGRHHRREEEEENFAESSVIEMEDGNQVHVKNKSLPLSTLIEILKQKTGKDDIDVGKLRPTLFDVFGEDASPKVKKFMKVIFNKLQKKNEDGEGSGGFLGIVGNLAQEFLKQKLDEKDESYAKPAMETHVGDKEEVYAGSGNRGLPDSGILVSGCQTDETSADATPAGGESYGALSNAIQEILAESDGPVTNEELVTKARKRMKRQGFTQRPGLYCDDHHVDAPFVC; from the exons ATGGCAAAAAAAGCAGTGTTAATCGGAATCAACTATGCAGGAACAAAAGCAGAATTAAGAGGTTGTATCAACGATGTTAAACGAATGTACAATTGTTTAATCAACCGTTATGGATTTTCTGAGGAAGATATAACTGTTCTTATAGATACTGATGATTCTTACATACAACCAACTGGTCGGAACATACGTAAGGCATTGAGTGATCTTGTTGGATCTGCTGAGTCAGGTGATTATTTGTTTGTGCATTATAGTGGACATGGTACAAGGTTACCTGCTGAAACTGGTGAAGAAGATGATACTGGTTATGATGAATGTATTGTTCCTTGTGATATGAATCTTATTACAG ATGATGATTTTAGAGAGCTCGTGGACAAAGTTCCTGAAGGTTGCCGGATTACAATTGTATCTGACTCATGCCACAGTGGCGGCCTTATTGATAAAGCTAAAGAGCAGATAGGGGAGAGCCACAAGCAAGGCGACGAGGACAATGAAAGCCATGGATCTCGTTTTGGATTCAAGAATTTCTTACGTCGAAATGTTGAAGATGCGTTTGAATCCCGGGGTATCCACCTTCCTGGCCGTCACCACCGCCGCGAGGAAGAAGAGGAGAATTTCGCTGAGAGTAGTGTGATTGAGATGGAAGACGGGAATCAAGTCCATGTGAAGAACAAGTCCTTGCCTCTTTCCACCCTCATCGAGATACTTAAGCAGAAAACTGGTAAGGATGATATTGATGTTGGGAAACTTAGGCCGACACTCTTTGATGTCTTTGGAGAAGACGCGAGTCCTAAGGTGAAGAAATTCATGAAGGTCATTTTTAACAAACTACAAAAGAAAAACGAGGACGGTGAAGGCAGTGGCGGGTTCTTGGGTATCGTTGGTAACTTGGCTCAAGAGTTTCTAAAACAGAAACTTGATGAGAAGGATGAGAGCTATGCAAAACCGGCTATGGAAACACACGTTGGAGATAAGGAGGAAGTTTATGCCGGTTCAGGAAATAGAGGTCTTCCGGATAGTGGAATTCTCGTTAGTGGGTGCCAAACAGATGAAACATCTGCGGATGCTACTCCTGCAGGTGGAGAATCTTATGGTGCTCTAAGCAATGCAATTCAGGAAATTCTGGCTGAATCAGATGGTCCAGTCACCAATGAGGAACTTGTTACCAAGGCTAGGAAAAGGATGAAGAGACAAGGGTTCACGCAACGCCCAGGCCTCTACTGCGACGATCATCACGTTGATGCTCCTTTTGTGTGTTAA
- the LOC132608758 gene encoding pirin-like protein isoform X4, producing MPELQNLDPFLMLDEFSVSPPAGFPGHPHRGFETVTYMLQGAFTHQDFAGHKGTIRTGDVQWMTAGRGIVHSEMPVGPGTHKGLQLWINLSSKDKLVEPRYQELLHENIPKAEKDGVSVTILAGESMGVKSQIFTRTPTMYLDFTLKPGSEHHQPIPEPWNAFVYIVEGGGAFGSPDSTTPAHHCLVLGPGEGLSVWNKSSKPLRFVLIGGQPINEPVVQYGPFVMNTKTEIMQAYQDYQLGRNGFERAGQWSSK from the exons AT GCCAGAATTGCAGAATCTCGATCCTTTCCTCATGTTAGATGAGTTTAGTG TTTCACCACCTGCTGGATTTCCTGGTCATCCACACAGAGGCTTTGAGACTGTGACTTACATGTTGCAG GGAGCTTTTACTCATCAAGATTTTGCTGGTCACAAGGGTACAATCAGGACCGGTGATGTCCAG TGGATGACAGCAGGAAGAGGTATAGTGCACTCAGAAATGCCTGTAGGACCAGGTACTCATAAGGGCTTGCAACTTTGGATAAATCTCTCTTCCAAGGACAAATT GGTTGAGCCAAGGTATCAAGAATTGCTACACGAAAACATACCAAAGGCGGAAAAAGATGGCGTTTCGGTCACTATCCTAGCAGGGGAATCCATGGGTGTCAAATCCCAAATTTTCACGCGAACGCCCACAATGTACCTCGATTTCACCCTAAAACCAGGTTCTGAGCATCATCAACCAATCCCTGAGCCTTGGAATGCGTTTGTCTACATAGTCGAAGGAGGAGGGGCGTTTGGTTCTCCGGATTCAACAACACCAGCTCACCATTGCTTGGTTTTAGGCCCTGGAGAAGGCCTAAGTGTGTGGAACAAATCTTCAAAGCCATTGAGGTTTGTTCTGATAGGAGGGCAGCCGATTAACGAGCCGGTCGTGCAGTATGGTCCTTTTGTTATGAACACTAAGACTGAGATTATGCAGGCTTATCAAGATTATCAACTTGGGAGAAATGGTTTTGAAAGAGCAGGGCAATGGAGTTCTAAATGA
- the LOC132608758 gene encoding pirin-like protein isoform X5, with amino-acid sequence MLDEFSVSPPAGFPGHPHRGFETVTYMLQGAFTHQDFAGHKGTIRTGDVQWMTAGRGIVHSEMPVGPGTHKGLQLWINLSSKDKLVEPRYQELLHENIPKAEKDGVSVTILAGESMGVKSQIFTRTPTMYLDFTLKPGSEHHQPIPEPWNAFVYIVEGGGAFGSPDSTTPAHHCLVLGPGEGLSVWNKSSKPLRFVLIGGQPINEPVVQYGPFVMNTKTEIMQAYQDYQLGRNGFERAGQWSSK; translated from the exons ATGTTAGATGAGTTTAGTG TTTCACCACCTGCTGGATTTCCTGGTCATCCACACAGAGGCTTTGAGACTGTGACTTACATGTTGCAG GGAGCTTTTACTCATCAAGATTTTGCTGGTCACAAGGGTACAATCAGGACCGGTGATGTCCAG TGGATGACAGCAGGAAGAGGTATAGTGCACTCAGAAATGCCTGTAGGACCAGGTACTCATAAGGGCTTGCAACTTTGGATAAATCTCTCTTCCAAGGACAAATT GGTTGAGCCAAGGTATCAAGAATTGCTACACGAAAACATACCAAAGGCGGAAAAAGATGGCGTTTCGGTCACTATCCTAGCAGGGGAATCCATGGGTGTCAAATCCCAAATTTTCACGCGAACGCCCACAATGTACCTCGATTTCACCCTAAAACCAGGTTCTGAGCATCATCAACCAATCCCTGAGCCTTGGAATGCGTTTGTCTACATAGTCGAAGGAGGAGGGGCGTTTGGTTCTCCGGATTCAACAACACCAGCTCACCATTGCTTGGTTTTAGGCCCTGGAGAAGGCCTAAGTGTGTGGAACAAATCTTCAAAGCCATTGAGGTTTGTTCTGATAGGAGGGCAGCCGATTAACGAGCCGGTCGTGCAGTATGGTCCTTTTGTTATGAACACTAAGACTGAGATTATGCAGGCTTATCAAGATTATCAACTTGGGAGAAATGGTTTTGAAAGAGCAGGGCAATGGAGTTCTAAATGA
- the LOC132608758 gene encoding pirin-like protein isoform X3: MTCALTIRPKPELQNLDPFLMLDEFSVSPPAGFPGHPHRGFETVTYMLQGAFTHQDFAGHKGTIRTGDVQWMTAGRGIVHSEMPVGPGTHKGLQLWINLSSKDKLVEPRYQELLHENIPKAEKDGVSVTILAGESMGVKSQIFTRTPTMYLDFTLKPGSEHHQPIPEPWNAFVYIVEGGGAFGSPDSTTPAHHCLVLGPGEGLSVWNKSSKPLRFVLIGGQPINEPVVQYGPFVMNTKTEIMQAYQDYQLGRNGFERAGQWSSK, from the exons ATGACTTGTGCTCTTACCATCAGACCAAA GCCAGAATTGCAGAATCTCGATCCTTTCCTCATGTTAGATGAGTTTAGTG TTTCACCACCTGCTGGATTTCCTGGTCATCCACACAGAGGCTTTGAGACTGTGACTTACATGTTGCAG GGAGCTTTTACTCATCAAGATTTTGCTGGTCACAAGGGTACAATCAGGACCGGTGATGTCCAG TGGATGACAGCAGGAAGAGGTATAGTGCACTCAGAAATGCCTGTAGGACCAGGTACTCATAAGGGCTTGCAACTTTGGATAAATCTCTCTTCCAAGGACAAATT GGTTGAGCCAAGGTATCAAGAATTGCTACACGAAAACATACCAAAGGCGGAAAAAGATGGCGTTTCGGTCACTATCCTAGCAGGGGAATCCATGGGTGTCAAATCCCAAATTTTCACGCGAACGCCCACAATGTACCTCGATTTCACCCTAAAACCAGGTTCTGAGCATCATCAACCAATCCCTGAGCCTTGGAATGCGTTTGTCTACATAGTCGAAGGAGGAGGGGCGTTTGGTTCTCCGGATTCAACAACACCAGCTCACCATTGCTTGGTTTTAGGCCCTGGAGAAGGCCTAAGTGTGTGGAACAAATCTTCAAAGCCATTGAGGTTTGTTCTGATAGGAGGGCAGCCGATTAACGAGCCGGTCGTGCAGTATGGTCCTTTTGTTATGAACACTAAGACTGAGATTATGCAGGCTTATCAAGATTATCAACTTGGGAGAAATGGTTTTGAAAGAGCAGGGCAATGGAGTTCTAAATGA
- the LOC132608758 gene encoding pirin-like protein isoform X1: MSKSSVFSRPRLVVKKLLARAQNEGDGAVVRRSIGRPELQSLDPFLMLDEFNVSPPAGFPDHPHRGFETVTYMLQGAFTHQDFAGHKGTIRTGDVQWMTAGRGIVHSEMPAGPGTHKGLQLWINLASKDKMVEPRYQELLHENIPKVEKGGVSVTILAGESMGVKSQVFTRTPTMFLDFTMKPGSEHHQPIPDSWNAFVYVVEGEGVFGSPDSTTPAHHCLVLGPGEGLSVWNKSSKPLRFVLIGGQPINEPVVQYGPFVMNTKTEIMQAYQDYQLGRNGFERARQWSSK; the protein is encoded by the exons ATGTCTAAATCCTCTGTATTCAGTAGACCAAGATTGGTTGTTAAGAAACTTTTGGCCAGAGCTCAAAATGAAGGTGATGGTGCTGTTGTTAGGAGAAGCATTGGAAG GCCAGAATTGCAGAGTCTTGATCCATTCCTCATGTTAGATGAGTTTAATG TTTCACCACCGGCTGGATTTCCTGATCATCCACACAGAGGATTTGAGACTGTGACTTACATGTTGCAG GGAGCTTTTACTCATCAAGATTTTGCTGGTCACAAGGGTACAATCAGAACTGGTGATGTGCAG TGGATGACAGCAGGAAGAGGTATAGTTCATTCAGAAATGCCTGCAGGACCAGGTACTCATAAGGGCTTGCAACTTTGGATAAATCTGGCATCCAAGGACAAAAT GGTTGAGCCAAGGTATCAAGAATTGCTACACGAAAACATACCGAAGGTGGAAAAAGGTGGTGTTTCGGTCACTATTTTAGCAGGGGAATCGATGGGCGTAAAATCCCAAGTTTTCACGCGAACACCCACAATGTTCCTCGATTTCACCATGAAACCGGGTTCTGAGCATCACCAACCGATCCCCGATTCTTGGAATGCATTCGTCTACGTAGTCGAAGGAGAAGGGGTGTTTGGTTCTCCAGATTCAACAACACCAGCTCACCATTGCTTGGTTTTAGGCCCTGGAGAAGGCCTAAGTGTGTGGAACAAATCTTCAAAGCCATTGAGGTTTGTTCTGATAGGAGGGCAGCCGATTAACGAGCCGGTCGTGCAATATGGTCCTTTTGTTATGAACACTAAGACTGAGATTATGCAGGCTTATCAAGATTATCAACTTGGGAGAAATGGTTTTGAAAGAGCAAGGCAATGGAGCTCTAAATGA
- the LOC132608758 gene encoding pirin-like protein isoform X2, with product MSKSSVFSRPRLVVKKLLARAQNEGDGAVVRRSIGRPELQSLDPFLMLDEFNVSPPAGFPGHPHRGFETVTYMLQGAFTHQDFAGHKGTIRTGDVQWMTAGRGIVHSEMPVGPGTHKGLQLWINLSSKDKLVEPRYQELLHENIPKAEKDGVSVTILAGESMGVKSQIFTRTPTMYLDFTLKPGSEHHQPIPEPWNAFVYIVEGGGAFGSPDSTTPAHHCLVLGPGEGLSVWNKSSKPLRFVLIGGQPINEPVVQYGPFVMNTKTEIMQAYQDYQLGRNGFERAGQWSSK from the exons ATGTCTAAATCCTCTGTATTCAGTAGACCAAGATTGGTTGTTAAGAAACTTTTGGCCAGAGCTCAAAATGAAGGTGATGGTGCTGTTGTTAGGAGAAGCATTGGAAG GCCAGAATTGCAGAGTCTTGATCCATTCCTCATGTTAGATGAGTTTAATG TTTCACCACCTGCTGGATTTCCTGGTCATCCACACAGAGGCTTTGAGACTGTGACTTACATGTTGCAG GGAGCTTTTACTCATCAAGATTTTGCTGGTCACAAGGGTACAATCAGGACCGGTGATGTCCAG TGGATGACAGCAGGAAGAGGTATAGTGCACTCAGAAATGCCTGTAGGACCAGGTACTCATAAGGGCTTGCAACTTTGGATAAATCTCTCTTCCAAGGACAAATT GGTTGAGCCAAGGTATCAAGAATTGCTACACGAAAACATACCAAAGGCGGAAAAAGATGGCGTTTCGGTCACTATCCTAGCAGGGGAATCCATGGGTGTCAAATCCCAAATTTTCACGCGAACGCCCACAATGTACCTCGATTTCACCCTAAAACCAGGTTCTGAGCATCATCAACCAATCCCTGAGCCTTGGAATGCGTTTGTCTACATAGTCGAAGGAGGAGGGGCGTTTGGTTCTCCGGATTCAACAACACCAGCTCACCATTGCTTGGTTTTAGGCCCTGGAGAAGGCCTAAGTGTGTGGAACAAATCTTCAAAGCCATTGAGGTTTGTTCTGATAGGAGGGCAGCCGATTAACGAGCCGGTCGTGCAGTATGGTCCTTTTGTTATGAACACTAAGACTGAGATTATGCAGGCTTATCAAGATTATCAACTTGGGAGAAATGGTTTTGAAAGAGCAGGGCAATGGAGTTCTAAATGA